The Pseudomonas extremaustralis genome contains a region encoding:
- a CDS encoding acyclic terpene utilization AtuA family protein, which produces MKTLRIGSGAGYSGDRIEPAVELAEQGDLDYLVFECLAERTIALAQQARISDPASGYDPLLSERMRRVLPFVGARQGRRRLRVITNMGAANPLAAAIEVRRIAGELGLTLKVVAVVGDDVLDVLRPEQVLDNGQTLGSLGERLISANAYLGVDGILEALRADADVVITGRVADPSLFLAPQVFEFDWATDDWPRLGRGTLVGHLLECAGQVSGGYFADPGFKDVDDLARLGFPLAEINADGEAVITKVVGSGGRVSRATCTEQLIYEVHDPAAYLTPDVTADFSQVGFADEGVDRVRAQGAGGRARPEQLKVSVGYLDGWIGEGQMSYGGPGAVARAQLAREVVLKRLELMGVKMHDVRAELIGMDSLHGPRSSVEPWEVRLRVAARCEARSDAVRVGNEVETLYTNGPSGGGGASKSVRQVVAVASLLLPRDAVNPRIQA; this is translated from the coding sequence ATGAAAACCTTGCGCATCGGTTCCGGCGCCGGCTACTCCGGCGACCGTATCGAACCTGCCGTGGAACTGGCCGAACAGGGCGACCTGGATTACCTGGTCTTCGAATGCCTGGCCGAACGCACCATCGCCCTGGCGCAACAGGCACGCATCAGCGATCCCGCCAGCGGTTACGACCCTCTGTTGAGCGAGCGGATGCGCCGCGTACTGCCGTTTGTCGGCGCTCGCCAGGGGCGTCGGCGTCTGCGGGTGATCACCAATATGGGCGCGGCCAACCCGTTGGCGGCGGCCATTGAAGTGCGGCGCATCGCCGGCGAACTGGGCTTGACCCTCAAGGTTGTCGCGGTGGTGGGCGACGATGTGCTGGACGTGTTGCGCCCCGAGCAGGTGCTGGATAACGGCCAGACCCTCGGTTCACTGGGCGAGCGGCTGATTTCCGCGAACGCCTACCTGGGCGTGGACGGCATTCTTGAGGCCCTGCGCGCCGATGCCGATGTGGTGATCACCGGGCGGGTGGCCGACCCTTCGCTGTTCCTCGCGCCCCAGGTGTTCGAGTTCGACTGGGCAACGGACGACTGGCCGCGCCTGGGCCGCGGCACCCTGGTCGGGCATTTGCTCGAATGTGCCGGGCAGGTCAGCGGCGGCTATTTTGCCGACCCCGGTTTCAAGGATGTGGATGACTTGGCGCGCTTGGGTTTTCCCTTGGCCGAGATCAACGCCGACGGCGAAGCGGTGATCACCAAGGTCGTCGGCTCGGGAGGACGGGTCAGCCGCGCCACTTGCACGGAGCAATTGATCTACGAAGTGCACGATCCGGCGGCTTACCTCACGCCGGATGTGACGGCCGATTTTTCCCAGGTGGGCTTTGCCGACGAGGGTGTCGATCGCGTGCGTGCCCAGGGGGCTGGTGGTCGAGCGCGGCCCGAGCAGTTGAAGGTCAGTGTCGGTTACCTGGACGGTTGGATCGGCGAAGGGCAGATGTCCTACGGCGGTCCTGGCGCCGTCGCACGCGCGCAGTTGGCACGTGAGGTGGTGCTCAAGCGTCTTGAATTGATGGGGGTGAAGATGCACGACGTGCGCGCCGAGTTGATCGGCATGGACTCGCTCCACGGCCCACGCAGCAGCGTCGAACCGTGGGAAGTGCGCCTGCGCGTGGCGGCGCGCTGCGAAGCCCGCAGCGATGCGGTGCGCGTCGGCAATGAAGTGGAAACCCTCTACACCAACGGCCCGTCCGGCGGCGGCGGGGCCAGCAAAAGCGTGCGGCAAGTGGTGGCGGTGGCATCGTTGTTGTTGCCCCGTGACGCGGTCAACCCGAGGATCCAAGCATGA
- a CDS encoding AtuA-related protein, with the protein MKLQSLAHSRTGDKGDTSNISIIAYHPEDYPRLCEQLTAERVAAFFAGLLEPGAAPVRRYELPNVHALNFVLPGILRGGVTRSLALDAHGKCLGSALLDMEIPPM; encoded by the coding sequence ATGAAGTTGCAGAGCCTGGCCCATTCCCGTACCGGCGATAAGGGCGACACTTCGAATATCTCGATCATCGCCTATCACCCTGAGGATTATCCGCGGCTGTGCGAACAGCTCACGGCCGAGCGCGTCGCGGCATTCTTCGCTGGATTGCTGGAACCGGGTGCGGCGCCGGTGCGGCGCTATGAATTGCCCAACGTCCACGCATTGAATTTCGTGCTGCCGGGGATCTTGCGCGGCGGCGTGACCCGTTCGCTGGCGCTGGACGCCCATGGCAAATGCCTGGGCTCCGCATTACTGGACATGGAAATCCCACCTATGTAG
- a CDS encoding glutathione S-transferase N-terminal domain-containing protein, giving the protein MFVKALRVGLGHVIIAGDFLTRPRKKQRPAAQQAQVNAAAKDLTLYQFHACPFCVKTRRTLHRLNVPVALKDAKNNPQDRQTLLEQGGKIKVPCLRIEENGQTTWMYDSKVIIDYLDKRFAAA; this is encoded by the coding sequence ATGTTCGTCAAAGCACTTCGAGTGGGCCTTGGCCACGTCATCATCGCGGGCGACTTCCTTACCCGCCCACGCAAAAAGCAGCGCCCTGCCGCACAACAGGCACAGGTGAACGCCGCGGCCAAGGACCTGACCCTGTATCAGTTCCACGCCTGCCCGTTCTGCGTGAAGACCCGCCGCACCTTGCACCGCCTGAATGTGCCGGTGGCCTTGAAGGACGCGAAGAACAATCCGCAGGACCGCCAGACCCTGCTGGAGCAAGGCGGCAAGATCAAGGTGCCGTGCCTGCGCATCGAAGAGAACGGCCAGACCACCTGGATGTACGACTCCAAAGTGATCATCGATTACCTGGACAAGCGCTTCGCCGCTGCCTGA
- the folE gene encoding GTP cyclohydrolase I FolE — MTLEQNYTAILGQLGEDVTREGLLDTPKRAAKAMQYLCRGYEQTLEEVTNGALFSSDNSEMVLVKDIELYSLCEHHLLPFIGKAHVAYIPSGKVLGLSKVARIVDMYARRLQIQENLSRQIADAVMQVTGALGVAVVIEAKHMCMMMRGVEKQNSSMITSVMLGEFRENAATRSEFLSLIK, encoded by the coding sequence GTGACATTGGAACAGAATTACACCGCGATCCTCGGCCAACTCGGCGAGGACGTTACCCGCGAGGGCCTGCTCGACACGCCAAAGCGTGCCGCCAAGGCGATGCAGTACCTTTGCCGCGGCTATGAACAGACACTGGAAGAAGTCACCAACGGTGCCTTGTTCAGCTCCGACAACAGCGAAATGGTGCTGGTCAAGGACATCGAGCTGTATTCGTTGTGCGAACACCACCTGCTGCCGTTCATCGGCAAGGCTCACGTCGCGTATATCCCCAGCGGCAAAGTGCTGGGCCTGTCGAAAGTCGCGCGGATCGTCGACATGTATGCGCGCCGCCTGCAGATCCAGGAAAACCTCAGCCGCCAGATCGCCGATGCCGTGATGCAGGTCACCGGTGCCCTGGGCGTGGCCGTGGTGATCGAAGCCAAGCACATGTGCATGATGATGCGCGGCGTGGAGAAACAGAATTCGTCGATGATCACTTCGGTGATGCTGGGTGAGTTCCGCGAAAATGCGGCGACCCGCAGCGAATTCCTCAGTCTGATCAAGTAA
- a CDS encoding site-specific integrase gives MRFTWQFRRCETLAYSQTPKGIKAAADLRATVISLIKHGVMDDKRYAELFPNSTYSTYSATPLFGEYAQTWLDSREVVGGTRKNYRISLNLYWMPHLALLPIDQITSAMLRKIAGDTPWKSSTVKRSAIQRLHTMFECAVNDELITRNPVGSIELPVKAKKPVDPFTVAEADLIIGHLYEVLTGSMRVYAAYFEFAFYTGMRPGEIAALRWDEVDTEGRVANVCRIVADYKIEERTKTRETRRVMLNSRALNAIEVAKGVAELRAKQSRRQHKQSPYVFPPTKNFEFIQQASVTDKHFKAALVALKIRARRQYNCRHTYATMCLMAGMNLGFIANQLGHSVQMLLTTYARWINSSEDWSEVGKLEQSLIGTKLVQT, from the coding sequence ATTCGCTTCACCTGGCAGTTCAGGCGCTGCGAGACCCTCGCCTATTCCCAAACGCCAAAAGGCATTAAAGCGGCCGCAGATCTACGCGCTACAGTAATAAGCCTGATCAAGCACGGCGTGATGGACGACAAGCGTTACGCCGAACTTTTCCCGAACTCCACCTACTCCACCTACTCCGCAACACCGTTGTTCGGTGAATACGCACAGACCTGGCTCGACAGCCGCGAAGTGGTCGGGGGCACCCGCAAAAACTACCGGATATCCCTCAACCTTTACTGGATGCCGCACCTTGCGCTGCTCCCTATCGATCAGATCACATCTGCAATGCTCCGGAAAATAGCGGGAGACACGCCGTGGAAGTCGTCGACGGTGAAGCGCTCGGCGATCCAGCGGCTGCACACGATGTTCGAGTGCGCCGTGAACGATGAGCTGATCACCAGGAACCCGGTCGGCTCAATTGAGCTGCCGGTGAAAGCAAAGAAACCGGTTGACCCTTTCACGGTGGCAGAGGCGGATTTGATAATCGGGCACCTGTACGAGGTGCTGACAGGGTCAATGCGGGTCTACGCTGCCTATTTTGAGTTCGCGTTTTACACCGGCATGCGGCCTGGGGAGATAGCGGCGTTGCGCTGGGATGAGGTGGATACAGAGGGGCGTGTCGCCAACGTGTGCAGAATCGTGGCTGACTACAAGATCGAGGAGCGCACGAAAACCCGCGAAACGCGGCGGGTCATGCTGAATAGCAGGGCATTAAATGCCATTGAGGTGGCCAAGGGTGTGGCCGAGTTGAGGGCAAAACAGAGCCGGCGCCAGCATAAACAATCGCCGTACGTTTTCCCGCCGACCAAGAACTTTGAGTTCATTCAGCAGGCCAGCGTGACCGACAAGCATTTCAAGGCGGCGCTGGTCGCGCTGAAGATCAGGGCCAGACGGCAATACAACTGCCGCCACACTTACGCTACCATGTGCTTAATGGCAGGCATGAACCTTGGGTTCATCGCAAATCAGCTCGGTCACAGCGTGCAAATGCTGCTGACGACTTACGCCCGATGGATCAATTCCAGCGAAGACTGGAGCGAAGTCGGTAAGCTTGAGCAAAGCCTGATTGGTACAAAATTGGTACAGACATAA
- a CDS encoding YqaJ viral recombinase family protein, with protein MKIHNVAQGSAEWLALRAQYRTASEAPAMMGASKYQSRTDLLIAKKTGITPDVTPSQQFIFDKGHATEALARPLTEALIGEELYPIVVTEGNLLASMDGATMLGETLFEHKLWNESVVAQVKAGDLAPHYYWQLEQQLLVSGAERVIFVCSDGTPENFVHMEYRPVVGRAAQLIEGWKQFEVDLANFEMADAPSIVVGKAPDELPALRIELTGMVTASNLKVFEDSALAVIDSVKTTLSTDQDFADAKKAVKWCGDVEEAVAAAKKQALSQTQSIDELFSSLDRISAHARETRLKVDKLVKAQELLVKTNIKQKAELALADHIAAINKTLGKVTLPHVVSDFAGAMKNKRTIASLQDAVDTELARAKIDASQAADSIRLNLTSLAELAVDHAFLFSDVQQLMTKANDDLVTLIKLRISEHHKAEQEKADAKRIAEEQEAQRLAAIKPEPVVEKVAAPEPVRAVPVQTAAPAAQATKPVTSHTVEQVALQANVTDFEALIKAVAYGQAPITLLLVNREALDAMVAAQGANFSMAGVTLGKAAA; from the coding sequence ATGAAAATTCACAACGTAGCTCAAGGCTCCGCCGAGTGGCTCGCCCTTCGCGCCCAGTACCGCACCGCTTCCGAAGCTCCGGCGATGATGGGCGCCTCGAAATATCAATCCCGCACCGACCTGCTGATCGCCAAGAAGACCGGCATTACACCGGACGTCACGCCCTCTCAGCAGTTTATCTTCGACAAGGGCCACGCTACTGAAGCCCTGGCGCGCCCGCTGACTGAGGCCTTGATCGGCGAAGAGCTTTATCCAATCGTTGTTACCGAGGGCAACCTGCTCGCCTCAATGGACGGCGCCACGATGCTCGGCGAGACCCTATTCGAGCACAAGCTGTGGAATGAGTCGGTCGTGGCCCAGGTGAAAGCCGGCGACCTGGCTCCGCACTACTACTGGCAGCTTGAGCAGCAACTCCTGGTCAGCGGCGCTGAGCGGGTCATCTTCGTTTGCTCGGACGGCACGCCGGAGAACTTCGTGCACATGGAGTACCGGCCCGTCGTCGGGCGCGCGGCCCAGTTGATCGAAGGCTGGAAACAGTTCGAGGTGGACCTGGCCAACTTCGAGATGGCCGACGCGCCTTCAATCGTCGTCGGCAAGGCACCTGATGAGCTGCCAGCGCTGCGTATCGAGCTGACCGGCATGGTCACCGCCAGCAACCTAAAAGTGTTTGAAGATTCGGCCCTGGCTGTGATCGACTCGGTGAAAACTACACTCTCCACCGACCAGGACTTCGCCGACGCCAAGAAGGCGGTCAAATGGTGTGGCGATGTTGAAGAGGCTGTCGCAGCCGCCAAGAAACAGGCTCTGTCGCAGACCCAAAGCATCGACGAACTGTTTTCCTCGCTGGATCGCATCAGCGCCCATGCCCGCGAGACTCGCCTGAAGGTCGACAAGCTGGTGAAGGCTCAAGAGCTGTTGGTGAAGACCAACATCAAGCAAAAAGCCGAACTGGCACTGGCTGACCACATCGCCGCAATCAACAAGACACTGGGCAAAGTCACGCTGCCTCATGTCGTTTCGGACTTCGCCGGCGCCATGAAGAACAAACGCACCATCGCCAGCCTTCAGGATGCAGTTGATACCGAGCTTGCCCGGGCGAAGATCGACGCAAGTCAGGCAGCCGACAGTATTCGCTTGAACCTCACCAGTCTGGCGGAGCTCGCCGTTGATCACGCCTTCCTGTTCAGCGATGTGCAGCAGCTGATGACCAAGGCCAATGATGACCTGGTGACGCTGATCAAACTTCGTATTTCGGAACACCATAAGGCGGAACAGGAAAAGGCTGACGCGAAGCGAATCGCTGAAGAACAAGAGGCCCAGCGCTTGGCAGCCATCAAGCCAGAGCCGGTCGTGGAGAAGGTGGCGGCGCCTGAGCCGGTCCGCGCCGTGCCAGTCCAGACAGCGGCACCCGCCGCACAAGCGACAAAGCCAGTAACGAGCCACACGGTCGAGCAGGTAGCGCTGCAGGCCAACGTGACGGACTTCGAGGCACTGATAAAAGCGGTGGCATATGGTCAGGCGCCGATCACGCTGCTTCTGGTGAACCGGGAAGCGCTCGACGCGATGGTCGCAGCGCAGGGTGCAAACTTCAGCATGGCCGGGGTGACGCTCGGCAAGGCGGCAGCATGA
- the bet gene encoding phage recombination protein Bet: protein MKQDDNTPAISEAALVEVLSSSLYPGAEKNSVVMVLAYCQAAHLDPMLKPVHIVPIWNSKTKKMQDTVMPGIGLYRIQAARTGQYAGISEPEYGPPVTAKLSGVEVTYPEWCRVTVKRQMSNGLVAEYTANERWIENYATASKETAAPNAMWKRRAFAQLAKCAEAQALRKAFPEVGSAPTADEMEGKAFEEPARDVSPRQHAQPEPEALPAYSDDLLTENIVKWQPLIDSNRTSPEHLIATISSKYTLSLAQIEKITNLKALDGDAA from the coding sequence ATGAAGCAGGACGACAACACGCCTGCGATATCGGAGGCCGCGCTCGTCGAAGTGCTGAGCAGCAGCCTTTACCCCGGCGCAGAAAAGAACTCGGTTGTGATGGTCTTGGCCTACTGCCAGGCAGCGCACCTAGACCCGATGTTGAAGCCGGTACACATCGTTCCGATCTGGAATTCCAAGACGAAAAAGATGCAGGACACGGTGATGCCAGGCATCGGCCTGTACCGCATTCAGGCCGCGCGCACCGGTCAATACGCCGGGATCAGCGAACCAGAATATGGCCCTCCAGTGACTGCGAAGTTGAGCGGTGTAGAAGTCACGTATCCCGAATGGTGCCGCGTGACGGTCAAGCGGCAGATGAGCAACGGCCTGGTGGCCGAATACACAGCCAACGAGCGCTGGATCGAAAACTACGCAACAGCCAGTAAAGAAACCGCGGCGCCCAACGCCATGTGGAAGCGCCGAGCATTTGCCCAGCTCGCCAAGTGCGCCGAGGCACAGGCCCTGCGCAAAGCATTCCCTGAAGTTGGATCAGCGCCAACGGCCGACGAGATGGAAGGCAAGGCCTTCGAGGAGCCGGCACGCGATGTAAGCCCTCGGCAGCACGCCCAGCCTGAACCGGAAGCGCTGCCCGCCTACTCCGACGACCTGCTGACCGAGAACATCGTGAAGTGGCAGCCACTAATCGACTCGAACCGCACCAGCCCTGAACACCTCATTGCGACCATCAGCAGCAAGTACACGCTGAGCCTGGCGCAGATTGAAAAAATCACCAACCTCAAAGCCCTCGATGGAGACGCAGCATGA
- a CDS encoding BRO family protein: protein MSKIESYQLDLAIPMNEEDVFHFDDSRPHFDGLCRKNGITYWFARDFMKMIGYQTFQSFQKAVQKAIASCTTLGIDIMENFQQVDREIDGKIEKDYKLSRFACYLTAMNGDSKKPEVARAQAYFAAVAETFKRYIDQAEDVERVLIRDEISLHEKSLSGVAKQAGVTEYHFFQNAGYRGLYNMNMSDLKNRKGLIGKDSSRSLLDFMGKQELAANLFRVTQTEAKMENEGIRGQKAAERAAEAVGRKVRETMIEISGDTPESLPLARDLKQVKGDLKASSKEFKRLDK, encoded by the coding sequence GTGAGTAAAATTGAGAGTTACCAACTCGACCTGGCCATACCGATGAACGAAGAAGACGTTTTCCACTTTGATGACTCGCGCCCTCACTTTGACGGCCTGTGTCGGAAAAACGGCATCACGTATTGGTTTGCCCGCGACTTCATGAAAATGATCGGGTATCAGACATTTCAAAGCTTTCAAAAGGCTGTTCAAAAGGCTATTGCATCCTGCACTACGCTCGGCATCGACATCATGGAAAACTTTCAGCAAGTGGACCGTGAGATTGATGGAAAAATCGAGAAGGACTACAAGCTTTCACGGTTTGCCTGCTATTTGACAGCCATGAATGGCGATAGCAAAAAGCCCGAGGTCGCTAGAGCTCAAGCGTATTTTGCTGCGGTCGCTGAGACTTTCAAGCGTTACATCGACCAAGCTGAGGACGTTGAGCGCGTTCTCATCCGTGACGAAATCTCTCTACATGAAAAATCCCTGAGCGGCGTAGCGAAACAGGCTGGCGTTACCGAATACCATTTTTTCCAAAATGCCGGCTATCGCGGGCTCTATAACATGAATATGTCTGACCTCAAGAACCGTAAAGGTCTTATAGGCAAGGACTCGAGCCGGTCCCTGCTTGATTTCATGGGCAAGCAGGAGCTCGCAGCAAACCTTTTCCGTGTGACGCAGACAGAAGCGAAAATGGAAAACGAAGGGATCCGTGGGCAGAAAGCGGCTGAGCGCGCTGCCGAGGCAGTTGGAAGAAAGGTCCGCGAAACTATGATCGAAATCAGCGGAGATACCCCGGAGAGCCTGCCTTTAGCGCGCGACCTAAAACAGGTCAAGGGCGACCTTAAGGCATCTAGCAAAGAGTTTAAGCGACTCGATAAGTAA
- a CDS encoding S24 family peptidase: protein MRTLQERLKLAMAGPPKVTQAALARACGIRAPSVNDWISGKTKTIEGQNLLIAADYLKVMPMWLATGKGPMRKGSDGGAQPASKESNVVPIESRRKSQDSSFITIPQLDVAGSMGPGRVPPDHIEVIRDITVHLDWLKTQGLSYSKLENLAIIDGDGDSMEGTFRNGDALLVDRGITEIRTDAIYVFTLEGELFIKRLQRLTGGSLRMISDNPVYPAIMIEGDMLAKVHIQARVLLVWNARKL, encoded by the coding sequence ATGAGGACACTTCAAGAACGGTTAAAACTGGCGATGGCCGGCCCGCCAAAAGTTACGCAGGCCGCCCTGGCTCGCGCTTGCGGCATTCGCGCGCCGTCTGTAAACGACTGGATTTCAGGGAAAACCAAGACGATTGAGGGGCAGAATCTTTTGATCGCCGCCGACTATCTGAAGGTGATGCCGATGTGGCTGGCTACTGGAAAGGGGCCGATGCGTAAGGGGTCGGATGGTGGAGCGCAGCCTGCAAGCAAGGAGAGCAATGTCGTGCCGATTGAGTCTCGCCGAAAATCGCAAGATTCCAGCTTCATTACGATCCCTCAGTTGGACGTAGCCGGGTCAATGGGGCCGGGAAGAGTGCCGCCCGATCACATCGAAGTGATCAGGGATATTACCGTTCATCTCGACTGGCTGAAGACGCAGGGCTTGTCGTATTCCAAGCTAGAGAACCTGGCCATCATTGATGGCGACGGTGACAGCATGGAGGGCACGTTCCGTAACGGCGACGCCCTGCTGGTGGATCGCGGTATCACCGAGATCCGAACCGATGCGATCTATGTCTTCACGCTGGAGGGCGAGCTTTTCATTAAGCGGCTTCAGCGCCTGACCGGCGGTTCCCTGCGCATGATTTCAGATAACCCGGTGTACCCGGCAATCATGATTGAGGGCGATATGCTCGCCAAAGTGCATATCCAGGCTCGCGTGCTGCTTGTCTGGAATGCCCGGAAGCTTTAG
- a CDS encoding helix-turn-helix domain-containing protein, producing MNPNEIIDALGGTFRVAELCEVRPPSVSDWRKYGIPRARMMFLRIARPDVFKELDAQGAKKTAA from the coding sequence ATGAACCCAAATGAAATTATTGATGCTCTCGGTGGCACTTTCCGTGTCGCTGAGCTGTGTGAAGTGCGCCCCCCATCAGTAAGTGATTGGAGGAAATACGGCATCCCAAGGGCTCGGATGATGTTTCTCCGCATCGCCAGGCCAGACGTTTTCAAGGAACTGGACGCCCAAGGCGCCAAGAAAACCGCCGCCTGA
- a CDS encoding YmfL family putative regulatory protein has translation MKTPVLETRRQVMAAVSNAFPGGMDCAAARLGIKDKRLENQIYETAGCKPLSDAEIFVLESETKTEHLPDYICAMYGGVFVKIPEAGELDNVDLYQRSLAASAQRGALDQMVASALEDGEIDSNEAKKIRALHAKYMSASLEAVAAVIELHKARA, from the coding sequence ATGAAAACGCCCGTACTAGAGACCCGCCGCCAAGTAATGGCGGCCGTGTCCAACGCTTTCCCTGGAGGGATGGATTGCGCAGCTGCTCGCCTTGGCATCAAGGACAAGCGCCTGGAGAACCAGATCTATGAAACCGCCGGGTGCAAGCCGCTGAGCGATGCCGAGATCTTCGTGCTGGAAAGCGAAACGAAGACCGAGCACCTGCCGGACTACATCTGCGCGATGTATGGCGGCGTGTTCGTGAAGATCCCGGAAGCAGGGGAGTTGGACAACGTCGATCTGTATCAGCGCTCGCTGGCTGCATCCGCACAGCGTGGCGCACTTGACCAGATGGTGGCTTCCGCCCTGGAAGACGGCGAAATCGATTCGAACGAAGCAAAGAAGATCCGCGCCCTGCACGCCAAGTACATGTCGGCGAGCCTTGAGGCTGTAGCGGCGGTAATTGAGTTGCACAAGGCAAGAGCTTGA
- a CDS encoding ParB/RepB/Spo0J family partition protein, which translates to MADQIIQCQASLIKVANRFRKDFGDIESLAASISEIGLLQPIGIDSGYRLVFGERRLRACLSLGWEKIPVRTVHLDSILQGEMAENEFRKDFTPSERVAIGEAIERELGSRLGANQHSEGPENFPDPKGDTRDIAAKAAGFGNGKTYEQAKRVANEAAPELVQAMDEGRASVSGAVALLVLPKDQQASVAVGDKKSIQQASKAAKAPPKEQARASDLILSVITQVELIGRYVERSEVGVPSFAGQFLSDLIEADSTIQARLSAILPVLQGLSDIASAVEA; encoded by the coding sequence ATGGCCGATCAAATCATTCAGTGCCAGGCATCCCTGATCAAGGTCGCGAATCGATTCCGCAAGGACTTCGGCGACATTGAAAGCCTGGCCGCAAGCATTTCAGAGATTGGGCTCTTGCAGCCAATCGGCATCGACTCCGGGTATCGCCTCGTTTTTGGTGAGCGCCGCCTGCGTGCCTGCCTATCCCTCGGCTGGGAAAAGATTCCAGTCCGCACCGTTCACCTCGATTCAATCTTGCAAGGCGAGATGGCCGAAAATGAGTTCCGCAAGGACTTCACCCCGTCCGAGCGCGTTGCTATCGGAGAGGCTATTGAGCGAGAGCTGGGTAGCCGCCTTGGAGCAAACCAGCACTCAGAGGGTCCGGAAAATTTTCCGGACCCTAAAGGTGACACTCGTGATATTGCAGCCAAAGCAGCCGGTTTTGGCAACGGAAAAACCTACGAGCAGGCCAAGCGTGTCGCTAACGAGGCCGCCCCTGAGCTTGTTCAGGCAATGGATGAGGGGCGCGCTTCGGTATCTGGCGCCGTGGCTCTGCTGGTGCTGCCAAAGGATCAGCAGGCATCTGTTGCTGTCGGAGACAAGAAGTCGATTCAGCAGGCCTCCAAGGCTGCCAAGGCGCCGCCTAAAGAGCAGGCTCGCGCATCTGACCTGATCCTCAGCGTAATTACCCAGGTTGAGCTGATAGGCCGCTACGTCGAGCGCAGCGAGGTTGGCGTGCCTAGCTTTGCTGGTCAGTTTCTATCAGACCTGATCGAGGCAGACTCGACCATTCAGGCGAGGCTTTCCGCCATTCTTCCTGTGCTGCAAGGTCTCTCAGATATCGCTAGCGCGGTGGAGGCCTGA